In Helianthus annuus cultivar XRQ/B chromosome 9, HanXRQr2.0-SUNRISE, whole genome shotgun sequence, the following are encoded in one genomic region:
- the LOC110875976 gene encoding zinc finger MYM-type protein 1-like, protein MTAPSIQKDICNCFAEEVLKMIFEELGDDVFSLLVDESRDISKKEQMAVVLRFVDKLGFVKERYIGVVHVMETTALSLKSAIDELFAHRNLSLGRVRGQGYDGASNMSGEFNGLKTLILKENSSAYYVHCFAHQLQLVVVALANKHLEICRFFKEITDLINVVGASCKRIDLLRESQRELLALNPEVVIGSGNSQEMALTRPGDTRWSSHEKTLLRLLTLYPCVIEVLEYIETSAWEPIHKTQANGLQLYMKSFKFVFYLHLMKHILGVTNLLCVALQRKNQDILNAVELVRSIKEELQRYRLEGFDSLLKDVTSFCDKYDIEMINMEDEYVDPKNRRRKTNITNRHHFVVNNFNTVLDMQIQELGNRFNEVTTNLLTCMSSLSLRDNFSSFNKLNLLKLAEMYPYDFTFDEKDNVTL, encoded by the coding sequence ATGACGGCTCCATCAATACAAAAAGACATTTGTAATTGTTTTGCAGAAGAAGTGTTAAAGATGATATTTGAAGAGCTTGGTGATGATGTCTTTTCTTTATTAGTTGATGAATCGAGGGATATTTctaaaaaggaacaaatggctGTGGTTTTGAGATTTGTTGATAAATTAGGATTTGTGAAGGAGCGATATATTGGTGTAGTTCATGTTATGGAAACAACCGCTTTATCTCTTAAATCTGCAATTGATGAATTATTTGCTCACCGCAATTTGAGCTTGGGTAGGGTTAGAGGCCAAGGATATGACGGTGCAAGCAACATGTCCGGTGAGTTTAATGGTTTgaaaactttgattttgaaagaaaattcttCGGCATATTATGTTCATTGTTTTGCCCACCAACTTCAACTTGTTGTTGTGGCCCTTGCAAACAAGCATCTTGAAATTTGTAGATTTTTTAAGGAAATAACAGATTTAATAAATGTTGTTGGTGCATCGTGCAAACGAATAGATTTGCTAAGAGAAAGTCAAAGAGAGCTTTTGGCATTGAATCCGGAAGTTGTAATCGGAAGTGGAAATAGTCAAGAAATGGCACTTACAAGGCCCGGAGATACACGTTGGAGCTCTCACGAAAAAACACTTCTTCGGTTGCTTACCTTATATCCTTGTGTTATTGAAGTGCTTGAATATATAGAAACTTCGGCATGGGAACCAATTCACAAAACTCAAGCAAATGGACTTCAGTTATACATGAAAAGTTTCAAGTTTGTATTTTATTTACATTTGATGAAACATATCTTGGGAGTTACTAACTTATTGTGTGTCGCTCTTCAAAGAAAGAATCAAGATATTTTGAATGCAGTTGAGCTAGTTAGATCAATCAAAGAAGAATTACAAAGGTATCGACTTGAAGGCTTTGACTCACTTTTAAAAGATGTTACATCCTTTTGTGACAAGTATGATATTGAGATGATTAACATGGAAGATGAGTATGTTGACCCGAAAAACAGAAGAAGAAAGACCAACATCACCAATCGTCATCATTTTGTGGTCAATAATTTCAACACGGTTCTCGACATGCAAATTCAAGAGCTTGGAAACCGTTTTAACGAGGTAACCACTAACTTGCTTACGTGTATGAGTTCTTTGAGCCTGCGTGATAATTTTAGTTCCTTTAATAAACTAAATTTGCTAAAGTTGGCCGAAATGTATCCGTATGATTTTACTTTTGATGAAAaagataatgtgacactctag